Below is a window of Mycolicibacterium rhodesiae NBB3 DNA.
GTCGGCGGGCTGTGCATTGCCGGCGCATGGCTGTACACCGGTGGGTCCAAGCCGTACGGATACCTCGGACTCGGCGAGGTTGCGGTGTTCGTGTTCTTCGGCCTCGTCGCCGTGCTCGGCACCCAGTACACACAGGCGTTGCGGATCGACTGGGTCGGCGCTGCGATGGCTGTCGCGATGGGCGCCATGTCGTCGGCGGTGCTGGTGGCCAACAACCTTCGAGACATCCCGACCGACAAAGAATCGGGCAAGATCACGCTGGCCGTGCGCCTCGGCGACGCTCGCACCCGCCTGCTGTACCAGGGCCTTCTGGCGGTGGCATTCGCACTGACGCTGGTGCTGGCGTTCGCGACGCCGTGGGCGGCGGTCGGTCTGGTGGCGCTGCCGCTGGCTCTACGTGCCGCGGGCCCCGTGCGAAAGGGCCTCGGCGGCAAGGAATTGATCCCGGTCCTGCGTGACACCGGACTGACAATGCTCGTCTGGTCGATCGCGGTCGCCGCATCTCTGGCGATTTCGGTGCGCTGACGATCGCTGCGCGAACGTATACGCACCGAAATCGCAACTAGGTGACGGTGCTCGGGGCGTCGGAGACCTTCACCAGCGACACCTCCGGACGGGCCGGGACTTCGTCGGTCAAAAACCAGCGGAACGCGAGATTGCCACGCGCATAGTCAAGCGTGGTAATCGAATTCGGATGTTCGGTCATACCGCGTGAGATGACGACAGTCACCGTGCCGTCCGCGTTCGGTACGGCCGTGTGCCCGTTGATCGAGCTGCGGGCATCGGCGACACCGGGCGTCGCCATGAACTGATTCCACACCACCAGGTTCCAGAATCGGCACGGCGGCGGCCGGTGGGTGACGACGAGCGCCTCGTCCGCCTCGAGCACGAAACTGCCGTAGGCATAGCACGCGTCGCGGGCGGACCAGCCGAAATTGGCATCCGGCACCTGGTACGGATCGGCGAATTCGTTGGCAGCCGTGGAAATCTCGTGACCGAGCGTGTGCGCGTCCTCGCTGCGCACGCCCACGGCAAGCGGCAGGATCGCGAACATCGTGCGCAGCCATGCGGCACTGGAGCGCAGCGCCGTCGCGGTCTCGGCATCGCCATGCCGGAACGGGTCAGGCTCGTCGAGCGCCTCGATCCGCCACGTGACCGGTCGCCCGGTCTGCGGATCGTCCTGGTAGTCGCGCGTCATCAGCACGGCCGCATCGGGCGTCGGCCCGAAGTCGAAGGAGAAGTTGCCGTCGGCGTCAATGTCTAGATCGTCGTCGCGCACGATCGCCACGATCCTGTCGGACCACGCGCCCGGCGACGGCTCGTTGTACGCGGTCACCGAGAAATAGACGCTGTCGCCGGAGTTGCCGCTGATCCGGTAGCGACGGTTCGGATCGACCGGGCACATGAAGTAGTAGGCGTCGGTGTTGTCGCCTCCCCAGCGGCGGTCGGGGCGGACGGGCGAGTTGACCTCGACCCACCGCGGCCGGCTGGGATCGGCGAACAGGTAGGTGTCGAACGCGACCCCCAGCGTGGTGGCGAGCATGCGGTAGCCGTCGGCGATGTGCCGGTCGTCGGTCACCGCGCGGTCGCCTTCGAGGAAGGTG
It encodes the following:
- a CDS encoding 1,4-dihydroxy-2-naphthoate polyprenyltransferase, which codes for MASFAQWVEGARPRTLPNAIAPVIAGTGAAAWLHGLCWWKALLAMVVAVAMIVGVNYANDYSDGIRGTDDVRAGPLRLVGSKVATPRSVLTAAVISLVIAAVSGLALAWFSAPWLIVVGGLCIAGAWLYTGGSKPYGYLGLGEVAVFVFFGLVAVLGTQYTQALRIDWVGAAMAVAMGAMSSAVLVANNLRDIPTDKESGKITLAVRLGDARTRLLYQGLLAVAFALTLVLAFATPWAAVGLVALPLALRAAGPVRKGLGGKELIPVLRDTGLTMLVWSIAVAASLAISVR
- a CDS encoding DUF1214 domain-containing protein, which encodes MTDHESTTAWRELLDTLGSLDRTFLEGDRAVTDDRHIADGYRMLATTLGVAFDTYLFADPSRPRWVEVNSPVRPDRRWGGDNTDAYYFMCPVDPNRRYRISGNSGDSVYFSVTAYNEPSPGAWSDRIVAIVRDDDLDIDADGNFSFDFGPTPDAAVLMTRDYQDDPQTGRPVTWRIEALDEPDPFRHGDAETATALRSSAAWLRTMFAILPLAVGVRSEDAHTLGHEISTAANEFADPYQVPDANFGWSARDACYAYGSFVLEADEALVVTHRPPPCRFWNLVVWNQFMATPGVADARSSINGHTAVPNADGTVTVVISRGMTEHPNSITTLDYARGNLAFRWFLTDEVPARPEVSLVKVSDAPSTVT